One Elephas maximus indicus isolate mEleMax1 chromosome 18, mEleMax1 primary haplotype, whole genome shotgun sequence genomic region harbors:
- the LOC126061605 gene encoding LOW QUALITY PROTEIN: dnaJ homolog subfamily C member 2-like (The sequence of the model RefSeq protein was modified relative to this genomic sequence to represent the inferred CDS: inserted 3 bases in 3 codons) codes for MLLLPSAADGWGTTVTHALTSAATLRQAEPVGRWFEAFVKRRNRNASASFQEMEDKKELSEESEDEELQKRLEEFPVLKTLDPKDRKNQDHYAVLGLDHVRYQATHRQIIAAQKAMVLKGRPDKRKAAGEPIKEGDNDYFTRVTKAYETLSDPVKRLAFNSVDPTLDNSVPFKSETKDNFFXVFSPVFGRNSRWSNKKNVPKPRDMNSSFEDVDAFYSFWCNFDSWREFSYLDEEEKEKAECHDERKRWVEKQNRAARAQRKKEEMNRIRTLADNPYSCDPRIKRFKEEKKAKKEAEKKAKAEAKQKEQEAKEKQKKKKKKLQAELEAAWLAKEKEEEVIQALLAKKEKDIQKTAIKRERQKLXNSCKTWNHFSDSEAEQVKMIKVEKLCHRLELASLQRLNEXTSSTKEVGKAALEKQIEEINEQIRKEKEEAEAHMRQASKNAGKSTGEGGNDSKNWSEDDLQLLTKAENLFPAGTNSGCNTGCSRWEVIANYMNIHSSSGLKRAAKDVTGKAKSLRKLDPHQKDDINKKAFDKFKKEHGERGVAPQADNATPSEQFEGPGTDFTPWTTEGQKLLEQGLKMYPLNTPERWKKIADAVLGRAKKDCMKPYKELAEMVKEKKAAQEQVLRARRVKK; via the exons ATGCTGCTCCTGCCGAGCGCTGCGGACGGCTGGGGCACCACTGTCACCCATGCTCTGACCTCTGCCGCTACACTCCGTCAAGCTGAACCTGTGGGAAGATGGTTTGAAGCTTTTGTTAAGAGGAGAAACAGAAATGCTTCTGCCTCTTTTCAGGAAATGGAGGATAAGAAAGAGTTATCAGAGGAATCAGAAGATGAAGAATTGCAGAAAAGA TTGGAAGAGTTTCCTGTGCTGAAAACACTTGATCCCAAAGACCGGAAGAACCAGGATCATTATGCAGTTCTTGGCCTTGACCATGTAAGATACCAAGCTACACACAGACAGATCATAGCAGCTCAAAAAGCAATGGTTCTAAAAGGTCGCCCAGACAAACGGAAAGCAGCTGGAGAACCAATAAAAGAAGGGGATAATGATTACTTCACTCGCGTAACTAAAGCTTATGAAACGTTGTCTGATCCAGTGAAGAGACTAGCATTTAACAGTGTAGATCCTACTCTTGATAATTCAGTCCCTTTCAAAAGTGAAACAAAAGACAATTTCT AAGTATTTTCCCCCGTGTTTGGCAGAAATTCCAGGTGGTCAAATAAGAAGAATGTTCCCAAACCTCGTGATATGAATTCATCATTTGAAGATGTAGATGCATTTTACTCCTTCTGGTGTAATTTTGATTCTTGGAGAGAATTTTCTTATTTagatgaagaagagaaagaaaaagcagagtGTCATGATGAGAGAAAAAGATGGGTTGAAAAGCAGAATAGAGCAGCAAgggcacaaagaaaaaaagaagaaatgaacagaaTAAGAACACTGGCTGATAATCCATATAGCTGTGATCCAAGGATAAAAAgattcaaggaagaaaaaaaggccaagaaagaagcagagaagaaagcaaaagcagAAGCAAAACAGAAGGAGCAAGAAgctaaagaaaagcaaaaaaaaaaaaaaaaaaagct acaagctGAATTAGAAGCTGCTTGgttagctaaagagaaagaagaggaagttATACAAGCATTATTGGCAAAGAAGGAGAAAGATATCCAGAAAACAGCCATTAAGAGGGAAAGACAAAAAC AGAATTCATGCAAGACCTGGAATCACTTTTCTGACAGTGAGGCAGAGCAGGTTAAAATGATAAAAGTCGAAAAACTTTGTCATCGGCTTGAATTAGCAAGCTTACAGCGCTTGAATG GCACATCGTCTACAAAAGAAGTAGGAAAGGCTGCTCTGGAAAAACagatagaagaaataaatgagcaaattagaaaagagaaagaggaagctgaggctcataTGCGACAAGCATCCAAAAATGCTGGGAAATCAACGGGTGAAGGTGGAAATGACAGTAAAAATTGGTCAGAAGATGATCTGCAATTACTAACTAAAGCTGAGAACCTCTTCCCTGCTGGAACAAATTCAGGCTGTAATACAGGTTGCTCTAGATGGGAAGTTATTGCCAATTACATGAACATACATTCTTCTTCTGGACTCAAGAGAGCTGCCAAAGATGTTACTGGCAAAGCAAAGAGTCTCCGAAAACTTGATCCTCATCAAAAAGATGACATAAACAAAAAGGcttttgataaatttaaaaaagagcatggagag cgtgGAGTGGCACCTCAAGCAGACAATGCAACACCTTCGGAACAATTCGAAGGTCCAGGCACAGATTTCACCCCTTGGACAACAGAAGGACAGAAGCTTTTGGAACAAGGTTTGAAAATGTATCCATTAAATACACCTGAAAGATGGAAGAAAATAGCAGACGCAGTACTTGGCAGAGCAAAGAAAGACTGCATGAAACCATACAAGGAACTCGCTGAGatggtaaaagaaaagaaagctgccCAAGAGCAAGTGCTGCGTGCACGTAGAGTCAAGAAATGA